The following DNA comes from Gimesia sp..
GTCTCGGCGACACATTGCTGATGGAAGTCAAAAATCAGCAGTCCCCCAGCGTCATCATTGATCTGACCAGGTTGGATTTTATTAATAGTTCTCTGGTGGCGATTGTGATCCAGGTCTGGAAACTGGTGGATGAGCAGGGGGGCAAAACGGCCATTCTGAATACCAGTGAGATGGTGGAAGAGGTTTTAAAAATCTCTGGTCTCAAGAAGGTCTGGTTCATCACCTCTTCCGAAGAGGAGGCTGTCGCGCATCTGAGCCAGGCTGTGAAACAAGAGCGAATCGAGCGTCGACGTACGTTTTCAATGCCGATTCTGCTGGGCATTGTTGCGGTGCTTTCCGCTGTGGCCTGTTTTGCACTATACATCAGTGACACCCTAACCCTGGATCCGAAAATCGCGTTAGGGGCAACGATCTCCTTTTCTCTGGCTGGGTTACTCCTGGGGGCAACCGCACTCAAAGATCGTCGAAAGAATTTGCGGATTCTCGGAGTGGTTGTTTTGATCAGCAGTCTGGTTCTGGGAGGACTTGGCCTCATTAAACTGATTTAACGAGCTGGATTATCAGCCATTCCCAGTCACATTTCTCTCACCGAAGCTTATTGTTAGGACAGAAAGAGTCGAGTCATGTCAGACACTCCTGCGAATACCGAGAACAAAAATGAAGGGCGGCAACAGGCACTCCAGGCTGAGCTGCGGGAACTGATTGACGTTGTAGGGCCCGGACCGCTGGTTGACTTACTGATGGAGCGTGCTTTTCAGCTTCAGGCGACTGACATTCATTTGGATCCCCTTGAAGACGGATTAAGGCTTCGATTAAGGGTCGACGGGATGCTGCACGATATCATCCAGCTTCCCAAGGAAGCGGCAGCATCCGTGATTTCTCGTCTCAAGCTGGCTGCGAATATGGATATTACAGAACGGCGTCTGGCCCAGGATGGTCACATTAATAACCAGACACTGCAGAATCGTCGTGACATTCGTGTCGGTTCAGGGCCCACCATCCATGGGGAGCGGCTGGTGCTACGGCTCATGCCGGATCACAAACGTTTTACACATTTTAACGAACTCGGTCTCAATGAAGATCAGACTTCAGAAATCACCAAATATTGTACGGCACCTTATGGGATGATTCTGAGTGTTGGACCGGTCGGTTCAGGAAAAAGCACCTCAATTTACAGTTGTCTGGATTATCTAAACCAACCGGAAATGAGTCTGGCGACGATTGAGGATCCGGTAGAGCGTCGAATTGAAGGGGTGAACCAGATTCAGATTGATCCCAAAATCGGGTTCAGTTTTGCGGAGGCGCTCCGCGGGGTATTGCGTCAGGATCCGAATGTGATCATGGTGGGAGAAATTCGAGATTCCGAGACTGCGCATATTGCTGTGCGGGCAGGGCTGACGGGGATTCGTGTCCTTTCGACTTTGCATTCCAACGATGCCGTGGCGGCAATCGATGTTTTCCGAGAATTCGGGATTCCCTCCATGTTCATCACTGACAGTTTGCAGGGAATTATTTCTCAAAGACTTGTTCGCTGCATCTGTGAGAAATGTCGCGCTCCCTACCAGCCAGATTCGGGCGCCTGTGAATATCTGGGAGTAAATTCCGATCAAGTAGCCGATTCCAAAATTGCAATGGGAGCGGGCTGCGATCATTGCTTCCAGACGGGCTACCTGGGCCGGACGGGGATTTTTGAAACTCTGGGAGTACGTGGAGAACTGCGGGAAGCGATCCTGAGGGGAGCGAC
Coding sequences within:
- a CDS encoding STAS domain-containing protein — its product is MATEEVPYHITAVNDHLKVQLLPELNESAWDELESLGDTLLMEVKNQQSPSVIIDLTRLDFINSSLVAIVIQVWKLVDEQGGKTAILNTSEMVEEVLKISGLKKVWFITSSEEEAVAHLSQAVKQERIERRRTFSMPILLGIVAVLSAVACFALYISDTLTLDPKIALGATISFSLAGLLLGATALKDRRKNLRILGVVVLISSLVLGGLGLIKLI
- a CDS encoding GspE/PulE family protein, translated to MSDTPANTENKNEGRQQALQAELRELIDVVGPGPLVDLLMERAFQLQATDIHLDPLEDGLRLRLRVDGMLHDIIQLPKEAAASVISRLKLAANMDITERRLAQDGHINNQTLQNRRDIRVGSGPTIHGERLVLRLMPDHKRFTHFNELGLNEDQTSEITKYCTAPYGMILSVGPVGSGKSTSIYSCLDYLNQPEMSLATIEDPVERRIEGVNQIQIDPKIGFSFAEALRGVLRQDPNVIMVGEIRDSETAHIAVRAGLTGIRVLSTLHSNDAVAAIDVFREFGIPSMFITDSLQGIISQRLVRCICEKCRAPYQPDSGACEYLGVNSDQVADSKIAMGAGCDHCFQTGYLGRTGIFETLGVRGELREAILRGATQTELLKLASEKGMTTMEESGKAKVLEGITTVQELHRVLV